The DNA window CGCCTTCCAGGGCGAGCAGATCCTCGCGCAACCGCTGATCATCGCCCTGCTGGCGGTGCCGATTCTGATCCAGGTCTTCTTCAACTCGTCGCTGGCCTATTGGCTGAACCGCAAGGTCGGCGAGAAACACAACGTCGCCTGCCCCTCCGCGCTGATCGGGGCCAGCAACTTCTTCGAGCTGGCGGTGGCGGCGGCCATCGCGCTGTTCGGCTTCCAGTCCGGCGCGGCGCTCGCGACCGTGGTCGGGGTGCTGATCGAGGTGCCGGTGATGCTGCTGGTGGTGCGGGTGGTCAATCGGAGCAAGGGCTGGTACGAGGCCGGGATTCCGGTCGCGCAGAGAAGCGCCCTTGAAAACGCTTGATATCCATGGTCAGTCCTCGCGCGAGCGCGCCCCGCTCCACCCCAGCGCCAGCGGATCGTCGGGGTTGACATGCGCCATGAAGCGCAGCCGGCGGTCATTGTTGGTGACCCGGTAGACCAACCCCATCCAATTCCCAACCACGCCTTGCGCGGTATCGTGCCAGGTGTTGTTCAGCCGGGCGACGATCCGGTCTTCCGGAAAGCCGGGTAACTCGCGTCCCTGATCCAGGGCCTCCAGAATCTGCCCGCGATGCTCTTCCAGAATGGCGCGCGATTGCAGACTGAAATAATGGTCCGGGAAAGGCGGATAGTCGACCCGCGCGCCGGCGGCAAAACGCTTGACCTCGCGCTTGTACTCCTTCAGCAAGGAGATCATGTCGTACTCGGGGTGCCCTTGGAAGAAAATCTGCCGGAAGCCGTCCGGGCTGACAGCCAGATGCACGCCGGCGTCGTCGCTCTCGGTGAGCACGTGCAGCCCGGCGGCAGCGAACTGCGCGCGGCTGATGTCATTGAAGCGCGAATGCGGCACATCGAAGCGCGTATTGACATCGCTCACCAGCGGATGCGTCCGCTCCACCACCCGGTGCGCATAAACCCCCCAACACTTCGCCGGCAGAGGCTGGCGCGCCTGACGGTAGCGAAACTGCATCACGGCATGGGTCGCCAGGCAGGAGCAAAGCGTCGAGCACACATTCTCATAGGCCCAGTCGACCACCTCGATCAGCGGTTCCCAGAAGGGTTCCCTGGACAGATCCGAGCCGGTGACATTGGCGCCGGTGACGATCAGCGCATCCAGCCCTTCCTCGCGAATCTTCTCGAACGGCTCGTAATAGCGCTGGATATATGCTTGGGTCTCGGAACCGCGCGCCAGTGCGTCCAGGGTGAAGGGATGCACGTAAAACTGCGCGATCGGATTGCTCTGACCCACCAGTCGGAAAAACTGCCGCTCGGTCGCGGCCAGGGCCGCATCGGGCATCATGTTAAGCAGACCGATATGCAGCTCGCGGATATCCTGCTGAAGCGCGCGGTCCGGGTCGAGAATCTGTTGACCCTCTTCGCGCAGACGGGCGAAGGTGGGCAGGTCGTTATGGGCAACGATTGGCATGGGGAATGGCGTTCCTTGGAGGGTTTCCAGGAAAGAGTTTAGCGATTTTCCGTTCGTCCCGAAGCCGTTCGTGGTTCGAGTGCCTCACCACGAACGGCTTCGGGACAAACTGCTTCGGGACGAACGGCGTCAGACGAGGAGAATGGCATGAGCTATTCCCAGGAAATCGCCTTAAATCTCCGCGCGAGGCGTATCGGGTGTCGCCTGGCTCTCGGAGTGCGCGATCGCCGACTCGATCAGCAGCAGAAAATCCTGCTCGTCGCGCACCCCCGCGACATCCACCGAGGAGACCGTATAGCCATGGGGCCGGGCGATCGCCTCGTAACGCGGCACCCGCGAGTGGAACAGGCGCGGAAAGACCCAGCGCGTGAAGGCGTCGGGTTCGATTTCGGCGACATAGTCCAGCGCATGTTCGGCCAGATAATCCTTGAGCGCGGCGCGCAAAAAATCGGGCCGATAATAGAGCGGCTTGGGATCGGCCTGGGCACGCTGAATCAGCTTGATTTCGTCCGCCTCCGGCACGCGGATATAGAAAATCAGGCTGTGCCGGGCAAGCAGATCGATGACACGCGGTTCGTCGAGTTCGCACAGACTGCCGCCGACATCGTTCACCAGATGCGGATAGCTGTAGATCTCGCGCGCCTTGCGCACGAAATCCGGCACATCGAGCATGGCCGCGATCTCGGCCTCGCGATAGAGCGCCTGACGCCGGCTGAATTCCGCCAGCGGCAGACCGCCCAGTTCGGGATTGCCGAGCTTGCCGATGAAGCTCAGGACCGGCCCCAGATCGTGAATCTTGATGATGTTGCGGATGGTGATCCAGTCGCGGCGCAGCAGATCGCGCAGGAAGGGATCGCGCATCGCCCGCGCCTTGATCAGATCCAGGATCGGCTCGTCCAGGTAACGGGTGCCGATGCGATAGTCGCCCGAATAATGGAACCAGTCGCTGTTGCGCAGCATCGCCGAGAGATAGGTCTTGCCGACCCCGGACATGCCGAGCAGGGTCACGCATTTATGCTTCCAGGCGCGGAATTCGTCGACCGTGAACTTCAAGGATTAAGACTCCAGCAAAGGGCGAGACGTCAGTCGTCGAGGGTTTCGATGGTAATGCAGTGCGCGCACCGCTGACTAGCGGCCCGTTAAACGCGCGGCGGGACCGACCGATGAAAAACGAGGCTCGTCCGCCAAGGCGGGTCGGGGATCCGCAGACGCGTGCGGCTGGCATGAGGAACCTCGAACAGGAAGAAGGCGTCCTCGGACATCCGCAGCACCTCGGCCGCCAGGATCCGGATGACCCCGCCATGCGTGACGAGCAGGCTGTGCGGATCGGTCTCGCTCCGCAGAGCGCGCCAGCCGTCCAGGACGCGCGCTCGAAACGCCGTGAAGGTCTCGGCGTCCGGCGGCGTGTAGCCGACCGGATCGGACCAGAAGTCATGGAGCGCATCGGCCGGAATCTGGTCTGCGGCGAGCCCTTCCCAGGCGCCGAATCCGCGCTCCCGGAACGCCGAACGCGCCTCGATCGGCAGCCCCAAGCCGTCGGCCAGCTCGCGCGCGAACTCGATGCAGCGACGCGACGGCGAGCTGAGGATGCGCGTCCAGCCGGCGAGATCCGCCGTGGCAAGCCGCATCTGCTCCCAGCCGAGCGGACTCAGCGGATCGTCCTGATCGCCGCGAAAACGCGTGCCGCCCTGGACCTCGCCATGGCGCAATAGATCCAGGAGACGCTCGGCCACGATCTCAGGCCTCGCTCACCCCGGCCTCCGCGAAGGTGGCCATCCGCTGGTGGACGACGCAGGCGAGCCGCAGCAGGGGAACCAGGGTCTCCGCCCCGGTCGCCTCGCCGAGCCGCAGCCCCAGGTCGAGATAGGGATCGGCGCCCAGCGCCTCCATCATGTGGCGGTGACCCGGCTCGGCCGAGCGGTGCGCGAAGAGCATCCAGTCGCGTACACAGGGGTTGAGTCGCACGGCGACAAGCGCGGCCGAACTCATGATGAAGCCGTCCACCAGGATTGGCAGCCCCCGCTGGGCGGCGGCGATATAGGCGCCGGCACTGGCCGCGATATCAAAACCGCCAAGCCGGCGCAGCAGTTCGAGCGTTGCGCGGCCGGGCGCGGCATGGAGCGTCAGGGCCTTGGCAACCACGGCCGCCTTGCGCGAGACGCCGCCGGCATCGAGTCCGGTCCCAGGG is part of the Thiocystis violascens DSM 198 genome and encodes:
- the metA gene encoding homoserine O-succinyltransferase MetA; this encodes MPIVAHNDLPTFARLREEGQQILDPDRALQQDIRELHIGLLNMMPDAALAATERQFFRLVGQSNPIAQFYVHPFTLDALARGSETQAYIQRYYEPFEKIREEGLDALIVTGANVTGSDLSREPFWEPLIEVVDWAYENVCSTLCSCLATHAVMQFRYRQARQPLPAKCWGVYAHRVVERTHPLVSDVNTRFDVPHSRFNDISRAQFAAAGLHVLTESDDAGVHLAVSPDGFRQIFFQGHPEYDMISLLKEYKREVKRFAAGARVDYPPFPDHYFSLQSRAILEEHRGQILEALDQGRELPGFPEDRIVARLNNTWHDTAQGVVGNWMGLVYRVTNNDRRLRFMAHVNPDDPLALGWSGARSRED
- a CDS encoding histidine phosphatase family protein translates to MAERLLDLLRHGEVQGGTRFRGDQDDPLSPLGWEQMRLATADLAGWTRILSSPSRRCIEFARELADGLGLPIEARSAFRERGFGAWEGLAADQIPADALHDFWSDPVGYTPPDAETFTAFRARVLDGWRALRSETDPHSLLVTHGGVIRILAAEVLRMSEDAFFLFEVPHASRTRLRIPDPPWRTSLVFHRSVPPRV